The following proteins are encoded in a genomic region of Phycisphaera sp.:
- a CDS encoding CinA family nicotinamide mononucleotide deamidase-related protein, with protein sequence MTDPSERPLAALLSIGDELVLGEKLDTNSKWLADRLGAAGVLVAEHRTVPDHLETIANAIVHLVGVADVVIVGGGLGPTADDLTRQALGRALELLSGKPQPLVEDPRAVEAIRGRFERSGRTMPEANLVQALRPASAEGLPNEHGTAPGMLARVHVLGRPRLIACLPGPPREMRPMFERALAPEFRRLPGVAHAELRVAQVFGLGESELATRIADLMHRDNNPAVGTTASSGMVTCRVRAEPSRPVRGPYRATEPLLAVEEALATIERLAAGYVVSRENRTLGSTLLDEAATHGISIATAESCTGGLVGQILTAEPGSSRAYAGGWITYSNEMKLRELGVPQADLDTCGAVSAEVARAMAVGAADRAGVDLALSITGIAGPDGGTSEKPVGTVWVGCAHRGQPARAKGFRFAGNRDAIRLWSANTALFIGLQAIRGQTEHRLLWEDA encoded by the coding sequence CTGGTGCTGGGCGAGAAGCTCGACACCAACTCGAAGTGGCTCGCCGATCGGCTTGGTGCCGCCGGTGTGCTCGTGGCCGAACATCGCACCGTCCCCGACCATCTCGAGACGATCGCCAACGCCATCGTGCATCTGGTCGGCGTGGCTGATGTTGTCATCGTTGGCGGGGGCCTGGGCCCCACTGCAGATGACCTCACGCGCCAGGCGCTCGGCCGGGCTCTGGAACTGCTTTCAGGCAAACCCCAGCCGCTCGTCGAAGATCCGCGGGCCGTCGAAGCGATCCGCGGGCGATTCGAGCGTAGCGGCCGAACGATGCCGGAAGCCAACCTCGTGCAGGCCCTTCGGCCCGCGAGCGCGGAGGGACTGCCCAACGAGCATGGCACCGCCCCGGGCATGCTGGCTCGGGTACACGTGCTGGGCCGTCCGCGACTCATCGCGTGCCTGCCCGGACCACCGCGCGAGATGCGGCCCATGTTCGAAAGGGCTCTCGCGCCAGAGTTCCGCCGATTGCCGGGCGTTGCCCACGCCGAGTTGCGTGTCGCACAAGTCTTCGGCCTGGGCGAGAGCGAACTGGCGACCCGCATCGCGGACCTGATGCACCGCGACAACAACCCCGCCGTCGGCACCACCGCCTCATCGGGCATGGTGACGTGCCGCGTCCGGGCCGAGCCGTCGCGGCCGGTGCGCGGACCGTATCGGGCAACCGAGCCCCTGCTGGCCGTGGAAGAAGCACTGGCCACCATCGAGCGTTTGGCTGCGGGATACGTCGTGAGCCGCGAGAACAGGACGCTCGGCAGCACGCTGCTGGATGAGGCGGCAACCCATGGCATCTCGATTGCGACCGCCGAATCGTGTACCGGCGGGCTCGTAGGGCAGATCTTGACGGCCGAACCGGGGAGCTCTCGTGCCTATGCCGGGGGCTGGATCACCTACAGCAACGAGATGAAGCTGCGCGAACTTGGCGTGCCGCAGGCCGATCTCGACACCTGCGGGGCGGTGAGCGCTGAGGTCGCGCGGGCGATGGCCGTTGGGGCCGCGGATCGCGCCGGTGTCGATCTTGCGCTCTCGATTACCGGCATCGCCGGCCCGGATGGCGGCACGTCCGAGAAGCCCGTTGGCACGGTCTGGGTCGGGTGTGCCCATAGGGGCCAGCCGGCACGCGCGAAGGGTTTCCGATTTGCCGGCAATCGCGACGCGATCCGGCTCTGGTCGGCCAACACGGCGTTGTTTATCGGGCTGCAGGCCATCCGTGGCCAGACCGAACACCGACTGCTCTGGGAGGACGCCTGA
- a CDS encoding Hpt domain-containing protein, with the protein MAGHNLEPMLSVYENDPDLGEIVALFVAEMPERRDDLHKAVEAGDLSKAIRIAHQLKGAAGGYGFAALGTVAATTERALLDLLDASNSEVAAIRAATTPLLEACGRIRLSSSESAA; encoded by the coding sequence ATGGCAGGTCACAATCTTGAGCCCATGCTCAGCGTGTACGAGAACGACCCCGACCTGGGTGAGATCGTCGCGTTGTTCGTTGCCGAGATGCCCGAGCGGCGAGACGATTTGCACAAGGCCGTCGAAGCCGGCGACCTGAGCAAGGCCATCCGTATCGCCCACCAACTGAAGGGCGCCGCCGGTGGTTATGGATTCGCAGCGCTCGGGACCGTGGCGGCGACCACGGAACGCGCATTGCTTGACCTTCTCGACGCAAGCAACTCAGAAGTTGCCGCCATTCGCGCCGCCACCACGCCCTTGCTCGAGGCGTGCGGGCGGATCCGTCTGTCGTCGTCCGAGTCCGCCGCTTGA
- a CDS encoding diguanylate cyclase, translated as MSESADQPVTPAARPIVLVVDDSPLVHRLLKARLRDEAIELRHANSGKEAMELICTADVATVLLDLSMPDMDGFEVLRALGAKEDATHIPVIVLSGQQDSQDKVMAFALGAMDYITKPFDLAELRARMRSSLRMHRLVRMLSERAQLDGLTALWNRSHLDERLAQLVTTAERSNRPLSLALLDLDHFKSINDNYGHPAGDAALQGAADIIAQSARGSDIACRYGGEEFAVIMPETTPDQAQTLCNRIREAIAERDWPAHPDRKITVSIGVAGAEGSCGFSPDQWVAHADAALYKAKESGRNRVIVSPLTKGKPKLAAAS; from the coding sequence TTGAGCGAGTCCGCCGACCAACCCGTCACACCAGCCGCACGACCCATCGTGCTCGTGGTGGACGACTCGCCCCTGGTCCACCGGCTGCTCAAGGCCCGCCTGCGCGACGAGGCGATCGAGCTGCGTCACGCCAACTCGGGCAAAGAAGCGATGGAGCTCATCTGCACCGCCGACGTGGCCACCGTGCTGCTCGACCTGAGCATGCCCGACATGGATGGCTTCGAGGTGCTCCGCGCTCTGGGCGCGAAGGAAGACGCCACGCACATCCCGGTCATCGTGCTCTCGGGCCAGCAAGACTCGCAGGACAAGGTGATGGCCTTCGCGCTTGGCGCGATGGACTACATCACCAAGCCGTTCGACCTGGCCGAGCTTCGCGCGCGGATGCGGTCGTCCCTTCGGATGCACCGGCTGGTGCGCATGCTTAGCGAGCGCGCCCAACTCGATGGGTTGACCGCCCTGTGGAATCGCAGCCACCTGGACGAGCGGCTGGCCCAGCTGGTGACGACCGCCGAGCGGAGCAACCGCCCCCTCTCGCTGGCACTACTCGACCTGGACCACTTCAAGAGCATCAACGACAACTACGGCCACCCGGCCGGCGACGCGGCCCTGCAGGGCGCCGCCGACATCATCGCGCAGAGTGCCCGCGGCTCGGACATCGCGTGCCGGTACGGTGGCGAAGAGTTCGCCGTCATCATGCCCGAGACCACGCCCGATCAGGCCCAGACGCTGTGCAACCGCATCCGCGAGGCCATCGCCGAGCGGGACTGGCCGGCCCACCCCGATCGCAAGATCACCGTGTCCATTGGTGTGGCCGGTGCCGAAGGTTCGTGCGGGTTCTCGCCCGATCAGTGGGTCGCCCACGCCGACGCCGCGCTCTACAAGGCCAAAGAGAGCGGCCGCAACCGCGTGATCGTCTCGCCGCTGACCAAGGGCAAGCCCAAGCTCGCCGCGGCCAGCTAA